In Thunnus thynnus chromosome 4, fThuThy2.1, whole genome shotgun sequence, a genomic segment contains:
- the tamm41 gene encoding phosphatidate cytidylyltransferase, mitochondrial: protein MTLPALHNTGVLYRRILSQFPQDISLAFAYGSGVFKQHGTSQGQMDKNMLDFVFAVDDPVTWHTMNLLQNRKHYSILKLLGPRMISSIQNEHGAAIYYNTLVPVDGRTIKYGVISTESLIEDLMHWKTMYVAGRLHKPVRMLVQNENLKLRAALVANLKSAVTASFLMLPESFTEEDLFLQIAGLSYAGDFRMVIGEDKSKVANIVKDNIQHFRILYSNILRDCPQVVYKPQQGKLEVDKSPEGQFIQLMALPRTLQQRITKLVDPPGKNRDVEEILLQVAQDPDCGAVVQQGVSSIVKSSSITQSIKGIATAGMWKTVSYSSKKLLKMWKGWRRKPSVSQMS, encoded by the exons ATGACTCTACCGGCTTTGCACAACACCGGCGTGCTTTACAGAAGGATTTTGTCACAGTTCCCCCAGGACATCAGCTTAGCTTTTGCCTATGGATCTGGTGTTTTCAAACAACACGGTACCAGCCAAGGTCAAATGGAC AAGAACATGCTGGACTTTGTGTTTGCGGTGGACGACCCAGTGACGTGGCACACCATGAATCTGCTGCAGAACCGCAAACACTACTCCATCCTCAAGCTGCTGGGGCCCAGGATGATCAGCTCCATACAAAATGAACACGGGGCTGCGATATACTACAACACACTGGTGCCTGTGGATGGGAGG acAATCAAATATGGTGTGATAAGTACAGAGTCTCTGATTGAAGACCTGATGCACTGGAAGACCATGTATGTTGCTGGCCGCCTTCATAAACCA GTGAGAATGCTCGTGCAGAACGAGAACTTAAAGCTCCGTGCTGCTCTGGTGGCCAACCTGAAGAGTGCTGTGACGGCTTCCTTCCTCATGCTGCCAGAGAGCTTCACTGAGGAAGACCTTTTCCTGCAGATAGCTGGTCTTTCTTATGCTG GCGATTTTAGGATGGTGATTGGAGAGGATAAATCCAAGGTGGCCAATATCGTCAAAGACAACATTCAGCACTTCCGGATTCTGTATAGTAACATCCTGAGGGACTGCCCACAAGTGGTCTACAAACCTCAACAAGGAAAATTAGAG gTAGACAAAAGCCCAGAGGGTCAGTTCATCCAGCTGATGGCATTGCCTCGGACCCTGCAGCAAAGGATCACAAAGCTGGTTGACCCTCCGGGGAAGAACCGAGACGTGGAGGAGATCCTGCTGCAGGTGGCTCAGGACCCAGACTGTGGAGCTGTTGTACAACAAG gTGTCTCTTCTATTGTGAAATCCTCCAGTATAACGCAGAGTATCAAAGGCATCGCTACAGCTG GCATGTGGAAGACAGTGTCGTACAGCTCCAAGAAACTGTTGAAGATGTGGAAGGGCTGGAGGAGGAAGCCGTCTGTTTCACAGATGTCCTGA